Proteins found in one Amycolatopsis umgeniensis genomic segment:
- a CDS encoding class I SAM-dependent methyltransferase, with the protein MRESVPGPAVGDAFGGVLRACHEAGARTGAVFQIVERDDGHIAASDAAVYFAPVEDWPELERKACEEITGRALDVGCGAGRHASVLIAAGVEVIGLDSSPGAVAVARARGVDARLGSASVVPAGISAMDTVVLFGNGIGLLGCPRQAPVVLAELARVAAPGARLLGSGHDPCVTTDPIHLAYHDHNRRRGRMPGHLRLRVRHEHLASEWFDYLLPSETELAELVRGSPWRLVEIRQDGRGGYLAVMQLR; encoded by the coding sequence ATGCGCGAGTCGGTTCCGGGACCAGCAGTGGGTGATGCGTTCGGTGGGGTGTTGCGTGCCTGCCACGAGGCGGGCGCGCGAACGGGTGCGGTGTTCCAGATCGTCGAGCGGGACGATGGTCATATCGCAGCGTCCGACGCCGCGGTGTATTTCGCGCCGGTCGAGGACTGGCCGGAGTTGGAACGTAAAGCCTGTGAGGAGATCACTGGGCGGGCGCTGGACGTCGGCTGCGGCGCCGGACGGCACGCGAGCGTGTTGATCGCCGCGGGCGTCGAGGTGATCGGTCTCGATTCCTCGCCGGGTGCGGTCGCGGTGGCGCGAGCACGGGGGGTGGACGCTCGGTTGGGTTCAGCGAGCGTAGTCCCGGCCGGGATCAGCGCGATGGACACGGTCGTGTTGTTCGGCAATGGCATTGGCCTTCTGGGCTGCCCCCGACAGGCGCCCGTGGTGCTGGCCGAGCTGGCTCGGGTGGCCGCGCCAGGGGCGCGGCTTCTCGGTTCCGGGCACGACCCCTGCGTGACCACGGACCCGATCCACCTTGCTTACCACGACCACAACCGCCGTCGGGGCCGAATGCCCGGCCATCTGCGCCTGCGGGTACGGCACGAACACCTGGCCTCGGAATGGTTCGACTACTTACTGCCCTCCGAGACGGAGTTGGCGGAGTTGGTGCGGGGGAGTCCGTGGCGGCTGGTCGAGATTCGGCAGGACGGCCGCGGCGGATACCTGGCGGTGATGCAGCTGCGATGA